The Juglans regia cultivar Chandler chromosome 16, Walnut 2.0, whole genome shotgun sequence nucleotide sequence tGGACAACAACCATTATATTGATGTGAAATAGCTTATCAACAActagattaattattgtttttaaatgataaatttaagagaaatgcttCATTTACcgaaaataaatatcataaaagtgaattaactaattgaattttacCTAccacgttagattataaaattattatgatttgacgtattatatataattacatcaatttataaatttattttttatgatatttttttatagatctaaCAGTTCTCTAAATTCAATAGTTAATAAATAATGCAACAATAGCACAATGTGATAAGAGTTGTATGAATGTGCAGTAGTTTACATTTTTCCTAATAGCTAGACAATGTAGGATTTATGTATTATATCTACTTGTTCTCAAAGATAAATGCTTTAGccacatatatattttacaaaactaaacttacaaactgacgtgttttgatatgatacgttagattataaagttactttccCTTTTAACTATCCTTGTGTAGGCTTTGttcacattttttataatgtgATTGACTTGTATTTGTgtaaactaatttaaatctcatcGGCAAGACTAAGCCTATTTGtaatattacaagaaaaacgtTTATTTGTATCcaattatatactataaaaatgataattttctatCAAAAGTGATCAACTCTCACGTAAATAGTAGTTCTCGTCACAAACTGATATATCttgattttcatcttttaaaatattaattattcttatcataaataatcatttttatcatcgCAAATAGGGTAGCTAGCATATACGATCGGCATCGATCCCTTAAAATGTAATTGGAAGATGTTAGCTAGTACGTCAAAGTCacctttgtttttttatcagtcGAACTAACTTTTGAGTTAGATGGGGGAGAGTGATGCATGTATATGGAGGACTCGTGTATAGTGCATGCCTGATTAATTTTCTTTCCTGTCCTGGCCTGTTACGTTTATTTTAGCGGCTGTTGGTAATTTTAAAAGGGCATAGTCTCTATACCATATTCCtgtcaatttgttttttgagtTATGCTACACGTAAGCCTCACACTCTGtacaccatttaaaaaatatgtaattttactcttttatcatcatattttatatttcatgaaacatgagggtaaaagaataaattcacatatttttaagtggtgtgcaggagtgtgaggcttatgtatataatttttcttgttttttctcctatttctTCATAGTTCCCAGATTCTCATTTCTTcatccacctctctctctctctctctcttctcgagCTCTCTCTCATGCAAAGATGAGAATCATGACTTGGCATTTAggaataattaatttgaatttagagatgagttgagatggtttataaatagtaaaataaaagttaaattatttctcatattttgtgtgagaatttaaaaaaattattttgagatttgtaaaagttgaattatttattatattttatgtgaaaatttgataaagttgtaatgataatatGAGGTAAATTGAGGTGggttttaaattcaaacgagGACAGAAAAACTAGGTTttaaccaatgttttgaataccataccggacgctgtaccggtcaaggcactggaaaaaaatatttcaataccggtaccgtttcgaaatagcgtttcgggataacatttcggaatagtcgatatatgaataaattatatataaaaattattttccaaaataatagtctatatataaataaattatatataactacatatatatataaattataaatagtatagTCTGAATttggggttaaaaaataagcttgtagtttgaaaaaatgaaaaaaaaaacactagccAAAATTGAGGCTGGTACGTTCGGTACCTGCCGgtacgaaatagatatagtacttGTATTGGTCGGACGgtcggtacgaaaaatttcaaCCGTACCAGTCGGTATGGTACAAAATTCATAACTATAGTTTTTTAacccaattttttcttttggtgtgCAATTTCCAaaccaaatataaatatttttcattttcaaattttttattaaatcattacaattttttcaaacttttaaataaaacagaaaaatgattaaactatttcaaatctcaaaacaaaaattatattataacaaaaatttaattttataatatttttattcagcattttctctatctttttccaaaattttattaaatatttgaactcaaatcattttactactatttataaatttgtcatctcatctcatatgtagAATCTTCATTTGAGATTCTCAACTTTGAATAAGAACTTGGTATATAAGACCTTGATGCAATAGCTAGGatgttttttttagtaattctacttttatttcttctcatcTATTATTGTAAaaggaaatgatttgtatacTCCTACGATATGTAAATTCTAcacatttcatttgaaaaaaatgagcatATATGGAATGgcttcactattttttaaaaagagtgtacAAGATTTGTGTACTTTAAatctgtatctaatattattctatacTTTTTGGTAGGCCAAAACATTTTTATCCCAAATGCCCAAAACATTGACCTAGAACACCATTTAGGTGAAGTTTTGGTAAGATGTATTTCACAATACGTAATGTAacatatttctccatattcatAACAAATTcctattcacaaataatatttataattattgagtgattaaatacaatataattattttaaaaaataaaaaaatataaaatttatataaaaaatatcatactcatacataatatatatatatattatatcatccacgtagaatttgatttgattgtaattttgtttatagtatattattaaaaaaaataatcctcGTTGTCAGACAAATTCGGTCGACCCAGTTTGTGATGCATCAAATCGAAAGGTGCACAGCTTTTTAGTCTGACACAAATATTTGGACAGATTATGCAAACGTGTCAGTCCAGATAGATAGAAAGAAAGATAGATATAGATAGATCGATAGATGTGAGAGATAGTAAGGAGTTGTACTTGTAcggcgcgcacacacacacgctCGCTCGCTCCGCTTTTAATTGTTCGAAAACATCAACGTTAACTTCCTCAGCTACTGCCAACTCCTCCACGAACTCTGCCTGACACACTCCCCCACACGTTCTCCCAACCGCTCTTAGCCACGTGTCTCAATCATTCTCCCCACCTGGGTCCCACATTCATACTCCACTTCCCCCGCCCTGCCCTAACGCTACTCGTTGTAGTAAGTATCATGTGTAACTGCCGTCACTCACTGCCCCTTCCCCTTTATTCTCACTTTCCATTCtttaattgcatatatataattattgacaattgttatataattaataaaaacaaataaatttataaatttataaattaatataataatatattatatttattttataataaaaattattttataattttatatattatattaaaatatattatgaatttatttttataacatttatcacgatttatttaattttggagaattgcgaaaattattttttgaatagttTGAATACTGataatatttatagaataacaaattattatttattattttattaaaataatattatttataattatagaatatataaatatcgtacagttatttaaaaaaaaaaaatttttatttttaaaagttataatctttttatataaattttatatttatttattttattttaaataattacactaCATTTATACATTTACCtatacaactatcatttttctttaaaaacacttCGCTATCCAAATGCAAGCATTGCACGtaggaattattttttcctgagctcaaataaaatattttgagcaaAGTGTTTGGTAATGGTTGCTTAGGCACAACTCTATCTCTCACTATAATTCAGCGTCtctgtctatctctctctaaaatTGTTGTTTATTTAGTTCTTTTTTGCGAATATCAtgttggtggtggtggcggcggCGGCTGCACTGGAGTGGGGTGATTGATACGAGAGGGGAGACATGGGGGCGTGCGTATCCACGCCTGAGGGGTGCGTGGGGGGGAGAATGAGGTCGTCCAAGAACAAGACCCGGAGGAGGCGGAGAGCTGGAGTACTGAAACGGAGAGTACCTTCTCGGTTGTCCGAAGGATCATCGGACAAGGTTGATAGGCTCCCAACATCCGATCTCTCTGGCGCCAACCCCTCTTTCCAAggtctgtttctctctctctctctctctctctcttttgctttAGTGATCTTTCATGGAAGACATGAAACGGTTGTCTGAATTGTTAGTTctgtttttgttgaatttattGATGGGATTTCCTTATCGGACTTGTTTGAGGGGTTTCGGTGTTAGATGGTTTTTGATGGTGATAAGAAACTGGTTTGAAGTGGACGTAAATCATTAGCTGTGCTTTGCATACAGagcaatatattttttgtggggTTGTGAGTCAAAAGTTTTCCAAAATAAGCTTGGTTATCTACATTGTTCTTTACATGCAAATTATCTGTAAGGTCACGAAGTTCACGAGTAATTTCGAGTTGCTTTCTGTTTAATTTGGAAATTAAAGAGAATGAAGTTAATTAGGAGGAggttagatttaattttaaattgaacaTTGATCCGGATggaaattttatgaatttaatttttcttgacaGCTGGAGAGAATAGATCACGTTTCCCTAGATTATCGTTTACCAGGAGATTGGCATATTGAAGTCTGATTTTAGCAAATATGCCTTACTAACCAGTTGATTTTAGTAGGGCCGTTTGAGAGTCCATGTCAGGGCTAGTTGATGTGcgaagagcatcctcattggcttagccaaatgagaaggttggctaaaatttacataattgatgTCATAAACATCTCATATTGAATTgggaaaatctaaaataatttagatttttgttaCAATGGTTGGCCAAAGATGGAGAactacaattgattcaccaaacattaaaatattaatttctcactccaagcaaacattaaaatggaataggcaaatgcaaaaaagtatgatattggctaaattttgaagatggatTTGGCCAaaccaatgaggatgctctaagcACCAAGAATTGtctttttaatcacgaagtgCCTATCATTAGATATAACTTCTGAGAGATGGCTTCAGGCTTTGGAAACTGGTTTTTTGGATCTGAAGTTCATTTtggttagataaaaataaaccatGGTTTGAGAGTCCATCTCAGCACTCAGTTGACGTGCTAGGAACCAGAAATAGTCTTTTGCAGAGGGTATTGATGTTTGTAGTGAGATGTGGCTGCTGTAACTGGCCTTTTGCATCTGAAGTTTGATGAATCTGGATCAAATAGCACAATATGGCTATCCGTTATGGGAGACTGTGGATTGAGATGTTACCAATAGTTTTGGGCAAGCAGCGGATGAACTACtgatattttagatatttataGAGGATAGCCATGAGAGTGAATGTCCTATTTACTAAACACCTACAGTGGTTCCTGATTATGGAGAGAAAGCTGTCAATGCTGGCTGTTTGACAATGTAATAGCCGAGGATGGAAATGTTTTGCAGTTTGAAAGCAATATGAGGGGCATAACTTAGAAAAGTGGAGCTTCTCGAGGGACTTAACGTTTGCATTGCTTGCTGTGGTTAGGTTTGCAAAGATCTTTCTGAATGGCTCTGGAACATTATGGGAACATGAAAAACATTTGCAATAACACGAGTTGTTCCATTTGAAGAAGTTCAAGTTCAAAGCTAAGTCTTACATGGAGACCTTAGTTCAGGATCTTCTCTCAAATctactctttgttttttcttttccaaattttttcctATGACACTTGTATAGGTGGGTTATAGTCCCTGCAGATCCAtcttatgattattatttacttttagtCCTTGGAAATCTCTCGTataatcacttataaaaaaaggaaatctcTCGTATAATCATTCCTCATTTCCGACTGTTCAACTACTGCTGATATATTGTATGATGTTCAACTGCTCCAATAAAATACTTCATCAGTCACTTGGAAGATATTGGAGCATAATCCTATTAGATCTTCCCGAGAAAAAAACtcttggtttctttttttttctaggcaTCATATAAAGTAAGAATTTTCAatgtagttatttttattattcttctcctttcttttttcttatgaaCAACCTAGTTTCCAACATAtgctacataatttttttaagcatctcattttcaaattttacgtCGCTGCaatttctcatatcatttcCCCCGATTCTGTTCTATGCAATTCTCGAGCAGGAAGTACTGACGAGGCATGGTTTGATTCAGTAGCAATTTTTGAGTCCGATTGTGATGAAGATTACCAAAGTGTTCCAGATGGTATGCTTTTGTATAATTGGTTTTACATATGAGGTTCTCTTTCCTTATCCTCTTAATGACAGGCGAGATATGTTTATGGTTGACTTCTGCATACCACTGATATCTGCAGATGTTTTATCTCTGAGTAGCTTTGACGGTGTATCCAGATCAAGTATTTCATCACTGAGAGATGCCAATCATGGAGACTGTAATGTCAATCAAGCCTCCTCCACCAGTCATGTGCTGAAACCAGGGAATTTGTCAACGAGGAATTCTTTACGCAACTCTGTTAATGAGTTTTCTAGAACAACAAATGCTCAGGCCTTGAATACAGGTGATGGTAATTCAGAATTCAAATGTGATGCAACTTTAAATGAAGCAAACCAACCTGTGTCCCACAATGAAATCTCCTCATCTATGGATGGAAGTCCTGGAAAGGAGGAAGGAATGTTGTACAACTGTGGGATTCACCCAAGCAACTGTTTACCTTGTCTTCCATCCACCGTTCCTTCTGTTGAAAAGAGAAGTTCATTGAGCTCTAGTCCACCAAGTTCAAGAAAAAGGGGTGCCTTGAAACTTCCCTTCAAATGGAAGGACGGAAATACTGATGGCACTCTATGTGAGTATCGAAGCGATCAACTTCAACAGTTAATGTCATTTAGATACAAACATAGATGCAAAATACCCCCTTTATTGggagaatataatttaaattgagcAAGTGAAGTTTATCGTTTTCTGTTAGAGTACAGTTTATCATACATACTTAGTCTTCAATGGTTATACGAGTATGGACACATGTTAGCTGTAGGAAGTATGGTTCTGAAAGTGATTTCGGTTCTCTTATTGGCAGAAACAGCAATGTCTAATGGCCAAGATGAGTGCCTCCATCAAACTTGGGTAAAATTTTGGGCAACTGTGGGAATGCAGCCCATGGGGATTGGATTCTCCGGATGTCCCACACTGTCCTATACTCAGTGTGGGTGGAGGCACCAACTGGCCTAAAGGTCATTGGTGCAGTTTTTTGTACTTTCTTAGTAGTTTTATTTCGTTGAACAGATTTTTTGTCATTCCAATTCCTTCTTTCACTTGATAAATCATAATGATGTTGGTAGTAGTTCGTTATACATGCATCTACATGCataaacacatatacatatatgcatatatatatatatatatatatatatatatagccatgaTCGGTAGAAGCACATTGTAAGGATTTTTGGCCCTTCCGAAAGAAGCATAAACATTTGTAAGTATAATGACTCACTTGTTCTCTCTTTATATGATTCCAGTTTCCTCAAGAATGCTTCTGCAAAGACCAAAAGCAGGTTCCCAAGTACCATTTTGCCcaatggaaaagaaaatgctTGATAGTTGGTCACCTATTGAGCCTGATACTTTCAAAGTTCGGGCTGTGAATTATTTTAGGTAAGACTTTGATCACTTGTTTCACATATGCGACTTTGTGCAAAATTATATGCATGTTTATGCACATACATAAGTGCATAGATATGTTTCATATTGACCTAGTGATTGTATTAAAGAAAGCAGGCACTTAATGTTAATTTCACAGTGCCTTAGCAAGAGACTTTTATCAGTTGGATCCCTCATTAATAGAGCAATCTGTCTGTCAAACAATTTCACTGGGAAATTGAGCTTTTATGTGGCAGGGACAAGAAGAAGGATTTTGCTCCTAATTATGCAGCATATTATCCCTTTGGTGTTGATGTGTTCTTATCTCAGCGGAAAATAGATCATTTAGCTCGTTTCGTGGAACTCCCTGTCATAAATTC carries:
- the LOC108989822 gene encoding uncharacterized protein LOC108989822; translated protein: MGACVSTPEGCVGGRMRSSKNKTRRRRRAGVLKRRVPSRLSEGSSDKVDRLPTSDLSGANPSFQGSTDEAWFDSVAIFESDCDEDYQSVPDDVLSLSSFDGVSRSSISSLRDANHGDCNVNQASSTSHVLKPGNLSTRNSLRNSVNEFSRTTNAQALNTGDGNSEFKCDATLNEANQPVSHNEISSSMDGSPGKEEGMLYNCGIHPSNCLPCLPSTVPSVEKRSSLSSSPPSSRKRGALKLPFKWKDGNTDGTLFSSRMLLQRPKAGSQVPFCPMEKKMLDSWSPIEPDTFKVRAVNYFRDKKKDFAPNYAAYYPFGVDVFLSQRKIDHLARFVELPVINSSGDLPPILIVNVQVPLYPATLFQGETDGEGMSFVLYFKLSDSYSKELPSNFRENIRRLIDDEVERVKGFPLDTNVHFRERLKILGRVVNMEDLHLSAPERTIMQAYNEKPVLSRPQHEFYVGENYLEIDIDMHRFSYISRKGFEAFLDRLKLCILDVGLTIQGNKAEELPEQVLCCIRLNGINYMNYQQLGIDQ